One Jaculus jaculus isolate mJacJac1 chromosome 4, mJacJac1.mat.Y.cur, whole genome shotgun sequence genomic window, TGTATTCCTGAGGTCAATAGGTCACAGTTTTGACCCAAGTCAACCAGCACATCATTCCAGCCCTACAGGGGCTGGGCCACAGGATGAACTGGGTAACTTTAGAGCCACACTGGGCTGGGTGCTGACTCCTCTTGCTAACTCTACAGGCACATTCTATATTATCAACTCACCCTTTTTAGGTGAAGAAGTTCCTGGGCTTCAatgaaaaaaaagacagccaggACAAGTTTTCTTGACACTGACTTGGCCTCTGATAGGGGCAACACAGCCAGGTAACAAGACATCCACATCCCCGTGTTAACCCCTGTTGAAGGGGGCCTGCCAGGGGACGGAGGagcacatggctcagggattcaggtcagccaaggcttCCCAGAAGCAAAGGTGGCAAGAATGAGATGGGAGAGACGCATTTGCAAGGGTCAGGGCTTATGCTCTCGAGTTCCCCACACCTGGACAGGTCTGGGAAGGTGATAGCTATGTAGGAAGAGTTGATGGGAGGGTCATGTGACAGGAACTTGGTGAAGGGAGGAAACATCATGAAACATAAGACCTAAAAGGCTGGGAGCAACAGAGAAGACATCCACATGGCTGTCAGCAATCAGGAGCTGCTGGCTCAGCTAGTTCACTCACTCACCTTGTTAAAGTTATTGTTaggtcccccacccccaaacacacactgTTGAgtcatgtagcccaaactggtctcaaactcaatatATAGCCGCAGATGACCTCGAACTTCTGACCTTCCTACCATTACCTCCGGGTGCTAGGAGTACAGGAGTGTACGACCATTCTCAGTATGATGTGCTTCTGAGATCAAACCCTGGGCTTTGTACATACTAGCCAATAGAGATTCTTTTATTTCCTGACCAAGTACtgttaaaaggttaaaaaaaaaaaaaaaaaaaggaatgaaatatcCAGTGACTTTTCTTGTGGTCAGTATATACATTAATTATTTCTTGGCAAAATACTTTTCCTGCCTGAATCAAATGTGCTGCGTGACAACAGCCTTCGTACGTTATTACAGTGGGACCTGAGGCACAGATGGAGAGTATCACGTCTCAGATCTCAAGTTTCAGGGCAGCACTCCCTGGACTTCTGGCTAATACCACCCTGAACCACCTTTTCAGATGTCTTCCTATTTTGGACCTGACACCTTCCAAAGCTCTTTACAAGGATGACAGATACAGTAACTGAGCAAATTAAACAATGACAACTTGCATAGCTTCTCAGAAAATCAGTTAATTTTAAGTATAGCCTCCTAAGTAAGCATCTCCACAGACTCAATGCAGATTGCATAAGTGAATAAAGATTTATGGCACACATGCAGAGAGGCAGGCCAAGAATTCTGGATTTTCTACATCAGGCAGGCTGTGTGCACAGTGGTACAGGTTAGATAACCACACATGGAAGACAGAAAGGATATAGTTCCCTCTTCACAGCTAAGAAAAATTGAGACGTAGAGGTGAGAAAGGAAAACAAGAGGAAAAGAGGACAGAAGAAAGAACAGGTAGTAGGCATTTGGGTTCATGAGGGGAAAGAGCCAAACAGGTCTGCTTGCTTGTTCATTTATTCCTCAAAATTAGCACAGGTCCAACTGTGATCTGAAATACCCAGCACTTCCCAACCTCAGATAGTGCAGGTTGGCAATGTTTGTGTTGCCAGAAATATGTATCTCTCTCCTCAAAAACCAGACTTCCTGACACTCAGAGATGAGATTTTAataactaaaagaagaaaaacattaagcattttaaaaattttatttatttatttatctgagagtgacagacaaacagggagggaggggggaggggggggggagagagagagagagagagagggagagagaatgggtgcaccagggcttccagccactgcaaactaactccagacgtgtgcgcccccttgtgcatcaagctaatgtgggtcctggggaatcgaacctcgaactggggtccttaggcttcataggcaagcaattaaccactaagccatctctccagccaacactaagcatttttttttaacacaacatATCATCAATTGAGAGCCTAGCTCATTAACTTTGCAATGACTTGGgatatgagacagagaaagagagagagagagaaagaagagaaaggtagaaagagtggatatgtgtgtgtatgggaatgccaggccctcctgccactgcaaataaattccacatgcatgcagcactttgaacatctggctttatgtgggtcctggggaatcaaactagggcagATGGGCtatgcaaacaagtacctttagtcCCAAAGAATATGTTTTTAACTGGCATTTGTGTAGAAGATATGCTTCCCACACTGCTATAATTATTCAGAAGTCAGGCTTACCATGACAACCACCATCAGGTGGGTCCCAACCCCAAAAACTGCAtgcgaataaaaaaaaaagaaagaaaatgaaggtatCTGCCTCAGAGCCCTGTAAGAACCTTTTCTATCCCCTAATGCCATGATGTGCAATTATTCTAAATCAGGAACCAAAGGGCTCTGGTGGTCGTCTGGGCTTGGCTGTGAAACCCTGTCTTTGACCTAAGAAATGCtgaaaagaacaggaaaaaaaatgacagaagaggggaagggagaggcagTAGAACGTGAAAAAACATAACAAAGGGATCCATCAACTTGTTCACTAAAGCAGGGCCTTTACATTCACAGAGTGGACCTGAGAACAGACCAAAAAGCATCAAGTCCAAACTATTGTCCTACCAACAGAAAACACTTCACACACCCTGGAGCCCGTTGCCACCTGTCCTGAATACAAACTACAGCTCACAGCTTAAACGTGCCCGCGTATGTGGCAAGACCACTAGGACAAGCTGCTGTGCACAGctgcaggccaaatgagccacaaACCAGTGTTATGGGGTAAGCAGAGATGCTGCTGTTTCCACCCTCTCACACGTGGAAGCAAAAAGACCTGGACACATGGCCAGTGTGTCCTACCTCAGTTTTCTAAATTAAGGTAGAAAAGGTACTATGGttgtttgaatgtcaaatgtttcatgtgtttgaatactggTGACCCCAGgtggtggcactatttgggaaggcgGTGGAGCCTTGACAGAgtaagtgtgtcactggggtcccTCGGGGTGCTATAGCCTAGCCCCACTCGCCACACTCAGCTGGCTTTTGCTACTTCTTCCCCTGCTGATATAAAGATGTGGTGCCcaactgtctgctcctgccatgttttcccaaTCATGATGAAGTTTTTCTTGGAACTATAAgaaggaaataaaccctttccttccataagctgtttctggtttggTATTCTGTGCTAACAGCAAGAAAGTTACTGCTACATGTAACCAGAATAAAAGGGTTAAAACACTGCTTAGAAACAGTGTACTTGTTCTTTTATTCAATAGAGACTATGGGGTGTGTGCACATTCTGAGACAGAACCCAAATATATGTGTCTGTCCCTATCCAAAAAGATTTGCACCTCCCCCTCCAGGCTCAGAGAGTGACAACCAATTATATGTATCCCACAGAAAAGCAACAGATCTTTCTCCTTCGTTGAGAAAACCCAGGGTCTTTCTAAGGGGTAAgtacttttctctttccctcaagtTGTAGACAAAACAATGAATGTGGCTAATTCCCTCTACCATGTATTTTTGGTCCCTGTCCATCCCAAGAGGCCACTTCTAAGTGTTTCATTGGAATTAATTACACATCTATTTGGGCTCTGGTAAGCAATGTAAACCGAACACCTTATACTCTAATTGGTTTTCCAATGCTTTCTGCAAGTTTCTGCTTCAGCTAAAAGTGCTTCTGCCGTTCATTCCCCATAGGTCTAGAATCCGATCTAAGGGAAGCCAAGCACAGAGCCTCTGTGGCGTGAGAGCAATCCCATGTGTCCTGCCAGCAGAGATAAATCCTAGAGGCTTGATCAGCACATCCCTGCGATCAGATTTCAGATGCAGTGAGCGTTACCCGTCCTTACAGAACATCTAAGGCTGCCGAGCCTGCAAAGCTGCTGACACCATTAGGGGTCCAGTTCCCACTAACACAATGCCCCTTCTGCTTCAAAGAACAGACCTCAGTTGCCCTTCTCTGCAAGGGGCTGTGAACTCCTCAGATCAGGACCAGGAGTCCAGAGTGTGGATCACTCACTGTGCTGTCATCTGCACTCGTCTTAACAGTTTGCAGTTAAAACATGAAACCAGAGCCTAAGAGAACCGGTAATGTTTGAACACACTATACTGTTTAAAAATCTTGCTTGAGGGTTTGGAGGAGTACCTGTAAAGGTCTCTACAAAACTGGTTATTCCTATCCATCAAACACAGAAGAGCTGTCTGGGCCAAGCTGCCTGGCCCTTGCAGAGAGTCCCAAGGGAACTACAGCCCCCCTGCACTGGCCACCCGCTGGAAGAGGACTAGGACTGGCTGTGCCAGACTAGTGGCCTCACTGTTTGGATTTCCATCCACAGAACTCATCTCACTTGAGTACCTCACCTTTCTGTGCAATTCTGCACCTAAGTACTTTAAGAGCTTTTCAGAGAGTTTCATTGGCACTCCCAGCAAGAGAGATGACCTCAGGATTATGTAGTTTACAAAGAGAAACAAATCACCAACAAAAGGCTGCGTCAGAAGGCAGGCAGTCCCTGGCTCAACACTGTGCAGAGAGCATCAAGTACAGGCAATCACGGGGCCCTTTTATACCCACAGCCAGGAGGGAAAGGGGACCTGTGGCTTTAGAGTAAAGAGGGGAGCCTTAGGACAGGCCCACAACCACCTTCAGGTTGGGTTTGCTTTTGCCCCTCCTGCAACGAGCTCTGGATATACTGATGATAAACTTTAGCTCACAAATTAGGCATGGTTAAAGATTTAACAAGTAATAACACTGGAAAATATGAAGCTTCTAAAACACACGCCAGTTCCAACCTCTTGATTATTTACTGTGAGAATTTTGCATTAACAATTCTCCTGACCAGGGCTGGCTGCGGCACTTACCGAGGACTCGCTGTCCCTAATGAGGAAGTCGCCCTCGACGCCCCGCTCGTTGAGCGCGCACTCGGCCTGGTGCCGCGTCACGTTGCCGTAGTACCACTCGCGGCCCGCGAAGCGCCCGCTGGACGAGGGCCCGGTGTAGCTGATCTGCGGGGCGTGAGCGGGGTGCAGGGCTGGCCCGTCGCTGAGGACCACCACGTAGTTCTTGGGGACAAGGCCCACCTGGCCCCGGGCGTTTTTGCATTTCCACCACTCAGGGTCATTCTCGGGCTTTTCGATCACCTCCATGGTCTCCCCCTTGTCAAAGTTGAGCTCCTCCTCGGTGACCGAGCTGAAGGGGTACAGCGTCTGCACCACGTGCAACACACGCGCACCCTGCCCGTTGCTCAGCGTGGCGCCCCGACGCAGGCTCAGGAAGCTGGGGGCCTCGGCCGCTGCTTCGTCCGCCTCCTCCAGCACGTAGTTGGAGGGAAACCAGCCCACCTGCCCGTTGAAGCTCCCGCGCCACCAGCCGTCGCTGCACTTCTCCATGACCGTGACGCGCGAGCCCTTCACCAGGGACAGCTCATCCTCCCGCTCGGCCACGTAGGCGAACTTCACGAAGGCCGGGATGTTGAGGTCATAGATGCGGTCAGCGCCGCTGCCATTGGCGGGGTACTCAGCATCCGTACTGGGCGTTGGAGACGCATCCCGAGCGCTCGGCTTCCGGCGAGTCTTGCCCAGGCCTGCAGAGACACAGCAAGGGCTCAGTGGACTCGGGGTACACAAGGCGCACTACACCGGCTCCCGCCCTGTCAGGATATGCGCGTTTTGCACCTGGACGCAGACTGTTTTCAAACCACACTGGCTGTCTGGAAAATAAAACAGTGTTGGCTGCATGGTGTGTTGAAGTTGCGTGATCTGTCCTTTATACCCACTAAAATAATGCCAAAGCATGTATGACAATAACGAGAACAGAGGAAAGTGAAAATGTCCTGGAATGAGGTTACCTAGCTTTAGAGAACCTCTAGGCCATTCcagcagaaaaataaatattggggaaaaaaaagaaataaaatacctgaaTTCTTACTTTGGGTaagaagttggactgaatgaattcAAATACCTGTGGTCATTCTATATTGGATCAGGTCTAGCCAGCAGTCTGTATTTCTACACTGCACACCTTCTCCCACACAGATGCCCAGTCCTGTCAGAGATTACTGTCTGGCATGGTTTCCACAGAAAATGGCCCCAAGAACAAACCGAAGTGGAGAGAACCAATCTCTCCACTCATCACCCAAGGTCAATGTTTCCTCCAGTTCTAGAAAACGACAACTGTCCCCACATCTtctgggggggggatgggggctGAGTGTGCTGAGGCCTGAGATTTGGGGAGGTATGACAAATTATGAAGGAGGTCATAGACAGCAAGAAGGCAGGTCAGGGTGGGATTGAGGGTGTGACCTGGGTGGCAAGTATATGAAAATGGGTACATGAAAAAGCCCATGTCCCCATCTTTCCTCTACTTCCCTCTACAGCCTAATCCTGCCCAAGTgcagaatttgtgcagggttggcTGGAAGAGAAAGGACAAGAACCCTGGTCGTAATGCCAATGAATACAAAGCAAAATTTAATTTGTTCCATACATTTACTCTGAGGATACAGGGGAACAGGAAAAAAGTGGGGTTTGGGGGAGGGAAGAGTGGGAGTGGTTGGGCATGGTGTCTCAGGATAAGAGACAAATGAAATTACACTAAGGGTGGCATTCCTTCCTGTGTGGACAATGGTACAAATTGTAACCCTGAGCTCAGGCTAGCCTGCAATAGGACACAGTCAGGTCTGGGGGCTCCAAAACTCCTATCACATTCTTCTGTCCTGGACTTCCCTGAAGCTTTGCTATGGTTCTATGAAAACCGAGTTCACAAGTTCATGCAAAGATAAATCTGTTGTACTGTGGCCATGGCGAACCTCAGAGGAGCACCACACTCTGGGCCCTGCCGAGGCCTGAtaaaggtgtcccccataaatgtaggtgttctcaATGACAGGTTCTCAGCTGCTAGATATTCAgcaattaacgtctcctggacaCAGTGccttgttggggacaggcttacgggtgttatagccagtttctccatgccagtgtttggcacactctcctgttgctattgtccaccttatgttggccagggtgtgatgtccaccctctctgctcatgccattgttttctcctgccatcatggagcttcccctcaaacctataagccaaaataaacccccctttttcccacaagctgcttttggtcgggtaatttctgccagcaatgtgaacctaactgcaacagaagCCCTGTCTAGGCTCTGGCTCCAGCAATGGCTCTAATTGTAAGGTAAATCCAGAtgagtgtattagttactttcttgttgctatgataaAATACTGTCAGGAAGTCGAAGCTTAAGAAGGCAAAACTGCCTTAGAGTTCCAGGGGatacatttcatcatggcagCAGGCCAGCTGATCAGACTGCATTGGCAGTCATGAAGAGGGTGAACAGAAAGTAAGGGGGCTCTAAAACCTCAAGTCCCGCCCCCAGAAGCCCTTGTCCCACTGCAAAGTGCCATCTCCCATAGGTTCCACAACCTTGCCCAACAGTGCCATCAGCTGCAGAcccagtgttcaaacacatgagcctagggggctattttatattcaaaacaaaatGGGGCAGATAGTGACTCTCCTGCTTCTTGGTGTGTACATTTCCTATTCATCTTCCCTCTATATCACTTAAGTCACACCACCTACTTCTTCCCTTCAGAAATCCCcagcatgtctttttaaaaaaatatatatttatttatttgagagagacagaatgggtgcaccagggcctccagacactgcaaatgaactccagatgtgtgtgtccccttgtgctggcttatgtgggtcctggagaattgaacctgggtcctttgactttgcaggcatgcgcctcaattgctacaccatctctccagccctgcaccatGGTTTTAATAGGGTAGTAATGAGGATTTCTTCCCCTCACAGAATTTGACACATTTTCAACGAGAGGCAGGCTCTCATACCCATTTCTCAAAGACCCAGGCCATAATTTATTCACTATTAATAACTAACCAAAATATGGCAGATCAGAAGTATTATGCAGAGCTTCTGCTCAATCTCATTGCATCTGGGGACAACATATTTCCCGGTGTTGTCTCCAGAGTCTTGCTCATTTTGGTCTCAACAGCAAACCACAGTGCAGGTGCAGGCTCCACTGAGGACAGAAGAACCTCCCACAAGCAGGTGGCTGTGTCCAGAGAGGTGCTGGTCGCAGCTTCCTTCCCTACATATGCGGACCCTCACCCACAGAGAACATCTTGACGGGCCTCGTGCCTGACACCTTGGACCTACTGAGGCATGGGGCACCAGAATGCTGAGCCCAGGCTTTGCAGGTGTTTTGCTTTCAGTTCTCATGTTAATTATAAAACCGCTACAAATTGTGCCACAACTTCACCTGCACTTAATAACAAAATCACATGTGCACTAGGAATGCACTTCTTGTACAGTGAGCAGACAGATGGCATTATTTTAAATGGCCAACAGCTGAGCTGGATTTAAAGATAAACTATACCTTTCCACTTTTGTTACAATTTCCCAACTCTAGGCTATCAGATCTCCAACCCCGAGTTACATTTTTACTGATGATAATAGGCACATTTAACTTTCctgaataaaattacatatattaaaGGCTGAGTTCTAACAAAAGTTTGAATATGTCATACATTATTAATGCTAGTAATTTAAAAGTCAAAATCTTTCACATTCTTCTCTGAAGATGAAGGGATGCTACAACAAAAGCCTTTAAACCATGCTCTGACAATCCTTTCCCAGGTGGAGTTCAGGAAATTTAAGAGAAAATGCCAAACAAATCTGATAGTCCTGAAATATATTCAAAGTCATCTCATCTAGATGGAGTGTGCTCAAGTTTTAGGAACTCTAGGACAATACCACACAAAGTTTGCCAGATCGGATCTATAACATAAACCAGACTGAACTCAAAATTTTCCTTATACTTAAAATGCAATTTATACTAAGTTATGATTAGAGGTTATTAACTTATGGGGATTTGCTCCTCTACAGTTAGGACCTATTATTACAGTCACTAAAGATTATGAAAAGCCTTTATTAATTACTAAATGCCACATGGACCCAACAAGATTTGATTAAGGGACAAAGGAACCATAGTATATTTTCACATAAGACCAAGTATTTAATATTTTGGCTTCTAACTGCTATTTATGTCACTGTATACTGGTTTGATTTGTATCTACTTCTTGAGGCAATTCTGGTTAACATCAGCTGACACACTGACCAGAGTATCCAGTACAAAAATTTATCACCAAATACCAGATATAGGTAAAAAGGCAAAACTCCAACTTGCCAAGTATAAGAATAACACAGTGAATCTCAGTTTAACCTGATCAATGTCCCTTCTCTCTTGTGCTCAAAGGGCTTTTCCACCTGGCTTAGCAGGTACCATCTCAGCAGCATCTCTCATCTCATCGTAGCAGGTACCTGTGGCTCTCCCCCACCTGTTGTTCTATGAGCTTTTCTGGGACCATGTGGGAAATGCTGTCTCTAAGAGGCAGTGCTCAGCAGATGCCAGCAGCATACTTGTAGAGGAAGAGAGTAGGGTAAGTCCCAAAGACAGAGCCCCAAAGCATACAACATAAAACATACATTCTCGTGATGTGTGTCAActtgaatctttttctttttaagccatGTTTCACCTGCCTTTCTGTCCTGAAAATGTAAGGtcatccttccttcttcctcaatCCTTCCCTCCTACCTCCTTCAATGTGCCAAACCATTGACTGTTACTTGGGAAACTGGTATCTGTGGGTGAGTAAACTGAACATAGGACTGGTTTGGGGACACCTGGGTTTAGGTGTGGCagtgagaatgacagacagacagacacgcaTGCTTTGTGGACACCATAAACCACTGCATAGTGCACATGTTGCTTAAGCCTAGAGTGCTTTGGGATTTTCTACCAGAGCTCTGTGAAAGTAGCACCTTCATTAGATCTGACCCACCACCAGACATAATCGTCTAACCCCAGTCTTCAGCCAGCTATATGATGTGATGGAAGGTGGCCTGAATACATTCACTGTGGCCATATATTAGAGTGTATCAAAGAAACCCTGTGGTGGTTCATACATGGGAAAGGCTATTTGGTGCAAAGCAATCCAAAGTCAAGTTTAAATAAGACAGGATTCATGTAGACGTGCCGTCAGTTCCTTTGGCCACACAGTTACTCAAATATGTTACTAACCACTTATAGTGGTTCACAGGCCAGGACAAGTGGGATCTGGAAGGTCAGTGGTGTTTTCCTGGCAATTGGGCCGCCTCAGCCATAGCATAGCCACCAGTGGAGGCAGATACGAAGTGGTCGAGAAGCTGCCCAGCATACCATCCTGAAGAGGGTATAAATTTACTTTCGGCTCAACCAGTGTGAGGTGAGCTCCATGCCAAGGGGGTAGAATTGCCTTTTCAAGACTTTTGGACATCAGTACAGAATCCTTCTAAGCAACAGATGGCTCTTAGACTGCAAAATCTTTCAGGAGAACTCTACAGACCATAGCTACCTGCCCCTCAATCTCTCCTGATACACTGAGCCACGTTCAGCCAGGATTATAGGGTAGAACTCTACAAATGGCACTTGAGCtgtgcttctttcttccttctctattttCTCAAGCAAGATGAATGACCTCCTGTCCTCCTGGGCTTCACAGATGAGTGAGTCATTTACACATTACCTAAGGTTCAGATGCCCATCAGTGGCAAGTATCATAAAGGGAAAGGGATCAGGGAAGGACCCCATGTGAATGTAGCTTTTGAGCTTGTAGGAGAAAAAGTGTCCTAGTGAGGACAGGAAGTGCCCACAGCAGGGACTACAGGCTACTCAAAGCTGTAATTGTATAGGTTTGGAGATGTGGAGACCTGGGTACAGTGTGGAGGGTCAGCACAGGTAGAGGACATGCATGGGCTTAATGGGCAGGCACACAGCAGAAGGTTCAGGAGGCCACTCAAAACACTGCAGGGAGGGGCTAGAGGGCAGGAGCAGTGATATCCAGCAGAGGCTGGCAGAACTGCATGGCTTCTCACTCCTAGTGTTCTGctgagagaacatgcaacacacCAAAGTGACTAGATCTGGAATTCTGGAATCTCTAAAGAAGTTGGCCAAGTTGGAGGGAGTGCCACCTCCTTTCAGTGACCACCTCATGTCATGTCCATGTGTTCCATGCATGGAAGGCCCTTCTCAACGGGTGCTATTCCTCCTTCCCCAAAAGCCTTGAAAACCTCTTCCTAATGCTTCTTCCCTTTTACTTAGGATCCCACCATCCTCTTGCGGAACCCGAGGACTCGAACCTTACAGAGGGGAGAATGTATATCCTTTAATAGTCAGAATGTGTTAGAACAAATGAGACAGATCTGAGTGGGTCATTTGTGCCTCCAAGTCAACTCcagcttttttcctctttttaacttTAGCTTTAAAAATGAAAGCCAGTGCATTCTTCAAAAGCTAAGTTGATACCCATATTCCCTGAGCCTGCAGGTCATGCTGAGCTAGTTGTATGATCAGAAACCCTAGGGGCATGTGCAGGATTACAGCATGGGAGGTATTCATGGGTTTTTCCTTCCCAGCAAGAGGAGTTCATCCCACAGATCTGCTGAGCCCCCAGATCTACAAACAGCATTAAAATGCAGCAG contains:
- the Nck2 gene encoding cytoplasmic protein NCK2 translates to MTEEVIVIAKWDYTAQQEQELDIKKNERLWLLDDSKTWWRVRNAANRTGYVPSNYVERKNSLKKGSLVKNLKDTLGLGKTRRKPSARDASPTPSTDAEYPANGSGADRIYDLNIPAFVKFAYVAEREDELSLVKGSRVTVMEKCSDGWWRGSFNGQVGWFPSNYVLEEADEAAAEAPSFLSLRRGATLSNGQGARVLHVVQTLYPFSSVTEEELNFDKGETMEVIEKPENDPEWWKCKNARGQVGLVPKNYVVVLSDGPALHPAHAPQISYTGPSSSGRFAGREWYYGNVTRHQAECALNERGVEGDFLIRDSESSPSDFSVSLKASGKNKHFKVQLVDNVYCIGQRRFHSMDELVEHYKKAPIFTSEHGEKLYLVRALQ